Proteins encoded within one genomic window of Gammaproteobacteria bacterium:
- a CDS encoding tetratricopeptide repeat protein, translated as MILRIILTGLLLLTLSPLAAKTPANELTLKDLRERSYVMEKDARPDQALKRSTQGYQQFLDSPLGGAMRREALRRVADRMQQQLEEDEDRMVSGEVMPDEETIFEDASYEKVIQHYNEAVNNYPDFPGNEHIYYQLARAYEANGEPKQAIWALQQLIQNHSDSDYIDEAHFRAAELSFLTQKFPQATKYYSELTRLGVENQFYRVAMYKSGWALFKNKSYKESLDQFIELLDHMTLDASLDDMLAELPQYTIGEREMIKDSLRVMSIAITHQEEPLPYLQNYLTTLSEPRPYEFMLYQALGDMYYYQELYQDAGQTFAAFAQRFNLHPQAPFFQIMAIETYRKGRFSALQDEGIRDFSNNFGYQTRFWTADKTTRLKQQLEPYLRQYLSMFALRYHAALQKKPDATNKQQALHWYRTYLQSFSKDSEAAHINFLLAELLYETGDYKAAAAEYNKTAYDYGYHDESREAGYAAILAFDKQRAGLEGEALNIWRRQSLENALHFAKVFSDDERVPSIITKTAQDLFEVGAYDTAIKAASIILNLKGLTPQKERSAQLVIGHSYFEKGDYPRSENAYHAALRLMEKNDKDYDGTYERIAAAIYKQAEHQQTNGNLQAAIREYQRLVIVTPRSKIRETTEFDMATAHLQLKQWQSAIDILVKMRNSAFGKKHAMDITQKLTVAYLETDQNQNAAAELETLALLAPSYDVQREAVWRAAELYEKEGNIVATIKAFEDYVKRYPSPVDANIEARYKLAQLHQQQNNERLHIARLKDVIKHDAKALDQRTSRTKYLAGISSLALADLAYEEYKSIKLVEPIKKNLKRKKDQMQSVIKGYGKVSEYAIAELITNATFKIAEIYRDFSYALMTSERPKGLDDDELEMYDIMLEEQAFPFEEKAIELHEKNYHRINEGVFDQWVENSLGILSEIIPGRYDKSEKEVGYIEIFN; from the coding sequence ATGATATTGCGAATTATCCTCACTGGGCTACTGCTGCTAACCCTCTCACCTCTCGCTGCCAAAACCCCGGCAAATGAATTGACGTTGAAAGACCTACGAGAGCGCAGCTATGTGATGGAGAAAGATGCTCGCCCTGATCAAGCCCTCAAACGCTCCACTCAAGGTTATCAGCAATTTCTTGACTCGCCGCTCGGTGGTGCAATGCGCCGGGAAGCTTTGCGCCGTGTCGCTGACCGGATGCAACAGCAGTTGGAAGAAGATGAAGATCGCATGGTCTCGGGCGAGGTAATGCCGGATGAAGAGACTATATTCGAGGATGCCAGCTACGAAAAAGTGATTCAGCACTACAATGAAGCAGTGAACAATTACCCTGACTTCCCGGGTAATGAGCACATATACTATCAGTTGGCACGCGCCTATGAGGCTAATGGCGAACCTAAGCAAGCCATCTGGGCATTGCAGCAGCTGATTCAAAACCATAGTGACTCTGACTACATCGACGAAGCACACTTTCGTGCTGCCGAGCTCAGTTTTTTAACACAAAAATTCCCCCAGGCAACAAAATACTACAGCGAGCTGACTCGCCTGGGCGTGGAAAACCAGTTCTACCGTGTTGCAATGTATAAATCGGGCTGGGCGCTGTTCAAAAACAAAAGCTACAAAGAGTCCCTTGACCAGTTTATCGAACTGCTCGACCACATGACGCTTGATGCTAGCCTCGACGATATGCTGGCAGAACTCCCCCAATACACCATTGGCGAACGAGAGATGATCAAGGACTCGTTACGGGTAATGAGTATCGCAATAACCCACCAAGAAGAGCCTCTGCCTTATCTGCAAAATTACCTGACAACCCTAAGCGAACCACGCCCATACGAGTTCATGTTATATCAGGCGCTGGGGGATATGTATTACTACCAAGAGCTCTATCAGGATGCAGGACAAACATTCGCAGCCTTTGCCCAGCGATTTAACTTACATCCTCAAGCACCTTTTTTCCAAATCATGGCCATTGAGACCTACCGAAAAGGGCGGTTTAGCGCACTTCAAGATGAAGGCATTCGCGACTTCTCCAATAACTTTGGCTATCAGACCCGCTTCTGGACAGCGGACAAAACCACCCGGCTCAAGCAGCAACTAGAACCCTATCTTCGTCAATACCTCTCCATGTTTGCCCTTCGATACCATGCCGCGCTGCAGAAAAAACCTGACGCGACAAACAAGCAGCAGGCACTACATTGGTACCGCACCTATCTTCAATCCTTCTCCAAGGATAGTGAAGCCGCTCACATAAACTTCCTGCTGGCAGAGCTATTATATGAGACGGGCGACTATAAGGCAGCAGCAGCCGAGTACAACAAAACCGCTTATGACTACGGTTACCATGACGAGTCCCGCGAGGCGGGTTATGCCGCCATTCTGGCTTTTGACAAGCAGCGGGCTGGGCTAGAGGGAGAAGCACTAAACATATGGCGCAGACAGTCACTTGAAAATGCGTTGCACTTTGCAAAGGTATTCAGTGATGATGAGCGAGTCCCCAGCATCATCACCAAAACAGCTCAAGATCTGTTTGAAGTGGGTGCCTACGACACCGCAATCAAAGCCGCCAGCATCATCCTGAACCTGAAGGGGCTTACCCCGCAAAAAGAGCGTAGTGCTCAACTTGTTATTGGCCACTCCTATTTTGAAAAGGGAGATTATCCGCGCTCTGAAAATGCCTATCACGCTGCCCTACGTTTGATGGAGAAAAATGATAAGGATTACGACGGCACCTATGAGCGAATTGCAGCGGCCATTTACAAACAAGCCGAGCACCAGCAAACAAATGGCAACCTGCAAGCGGCCATACGTGAGTACCAGCGACTGGTCATCGTCACTCCACGCAGCAAAATCCGTGAAACCACTGAGTTTGACATGGCAACCGCGCACCTACAGCTCAAACAGTGGCAGAGTGCTATCGATATCTTGGTAAAAATGAGAAATAGCGCATTCGGCAAAAAGCACGCCATGGACATCACCCAAAAACTAACCGTTGCCTATTTGGAAACCGATCAAAACCAAAATGCCGCCGCAGAGCTTGAAACATTGGCGCTACTCGCACCCAGTTATGACGTTCAACGAGAGGCCGTCTGGCGTGCTGCCGAGCTTTATGAAAAAGAGGGCAATATCGTAGCAACGATTAAAGCATTTGAAGATTATGTAAAGCGCTACCCCAGCCCAGTTGATGCCAACATTGAAGCGCGCTACAAGCTGGCACAGCTCCATCAACAACAAAACAACGAGCGCCTTCATATCGCACGCCTTAAGGATGTTATTAAACACGATGCCAAAGCACTGGATCAGCGTACCTCGCGTACCAAGTATCTCGCAGGCATCTCTTCACTGGCGCTGGCAGATCTCGCCTATGAGGAGTATAAGAGCATCAAACTGGTTGAGCCGATCAAGAAAAACCTGAAGCGCAAGAAAGATCAGATGCAGTCCGTTATCAAGGGTTATGGCAAGGTCTCTGAATACGCTATCGCCGAGCTCATTACCAATGCAACCTTCAAAATTGCTGAGATCTATCGTGATTTTTCCTACGCCCTGATGACATCAGAGCGGCCAAAAGGGCTGGATGATGATGAGCTGGAGATGTATGACATCATGCTTGAAGAGCAAGCCTTCCCGTTCGAAGAGAAAGCGATCGAACTGCACGAGAAAAATTACCACCGCATTAACGAGGGTGTCTTTGATCAATGGGTTGAAAATAGCCTGGGCATACTCAGTGAGATCATTCCAGGGCGCTATGATAAGTCAGAAAAAGAGGTAGGCTACATTGAAATATTCAACTAG
- a CDS encoding tetratricopeptide repeat protein, translating to MKYSTSNYLAIVFILVLLSGCAGKPTPKAVITLSDDANKEEQLRLDTAGKAFSQALKELNEKEYQKARNILTSLARQYPEYAGIYANLGIAQMNLGEDEEAQKSFKAALERKENFPQVYNQLGLLHREHGRFKEAETAYKKAIELDPNYADAHRNLGILYDLYLMDLTNALTHYIKYKELAAPAEKDPIHKWIIDLTNRTNPVR from the coding sequence TTGAAATATTCAACTAGCAACTATTTGGCAATCGTATTCATCTTGGTACTGCTATCCGGTTGCGCCGGAAAACCGACCCCAAAAGCGGTTATTACACTCTCAGATGATGCCAACAAAGAGGAGCAACTGCGGCTTGATACCGCGGGTAAAGCATTTTCCCAGGCACTGAAAGAGCTCAACGAAAAAGAGTATCAAAAAGCACGCAATATTCTGACTAGTCTTGCGCGCCAATATCCTGAATATGCAGGAATATATGCCAACCTTGGCATCGCGCAGATGAATCTGGGCGAAGATGAAGAGGCACAAAAGTCTTTTAAAGCAGCACTTGAGCGAAAAGAGAACTTCCCTCAAGTCTACAATCAGCTGGGCCTGCTGCACCGCGAGCATGGCCGCTTTAAAGAAGCAGAAACCGCCTACAAAAAAGCCATTGAACTCGACCCTAACTACGCCGATGCACACCGTAACCTTGGCATTCTTTACGACCTTTATTTGATGGACCTCACAAATGCGCTAACCCACTACATAAAATATAAAGAACTGGCAGCCCCAGCCGAAAAAGACCCCATACATAAGTGGATCATCGATTTAACAAACCGAACAAATCCAGTAAGATAG
- a CDS encoding MotA/TolQ/ExbB proton channel family protein: MDTIIRFFQEGGVFMYPITLILALGMAIALERYLFLSSAKSKNNKTWNQLIPLINQGDIAAATKVVEKTKSHIGHVVAYGLNQRKTSKHREDIETAMEEGLMEVLPKLEKRTHYVATYANIATLMGLLGTIIGLIQAFTAVANADPAEKANLLSASISVAMNTTAYGLIAAIPLLLMFALLQTKTTEVVDSLEMASVKIVNLISGENSKNGNA; the protein is encoded by the coding sequence ATGGACACTATTATTCGTTTTTTCCAGGAGGGGGGGGTTTTCATGTACCCAATCACCCTTATCTTGGCACTGGGCATGGCGATCGCTCTGGAGCGCTACCTCTTCCTGAGTAGTGCAAAATCGAAAAACAATAAGACTTGGAATCAACTTATTCCGCTGATTAATCAAGGCGACATTGCGGCAGCAACTAAAGTGGTTGAAAAGACCAAATCCCACATTGGACATGTGGTTGCTTATGGCCTCAACCAGCGCAAAACCTCAAAACACCGCGAAGATATTGAAACTGCGATGGAAGAGGGGCTAATGGAGGTACTACCCAAACTCGAAAAGCGCACTCACTACGTCGCAACCTATGCCAACATCGCCACCTTAATGGGCCTACTGGGCACCATCATCGGCCTGATTCAGGCCTTTACTGCGGTAGCCAATGCTGATCCAGCTGAAAAAGCCAATTTACTCTCTGCTTCTATCTCGGTCGCCATGAACACCACCGCTTATGGCTTGATCGCTGCCATTCCATTACTGCTAATGTTTGCACTGCTGCAAACTAAAACCACCGAAGTGGTTGATAGCCTCGAGATGGCCTCTGTCAAAATCGTTAATTTAATTAGCGGTGAAAACAGCAAGAATGGAAATGCATAA
- a CDS encoding biopolymer transporter ExbD, protein MSIRNRRHKQEVPELDITAFLNLMVVLIPFLLVSAVFTQITVIELNMPPPSDDPQQNNEDKKEKLDLEIVIRASTIEIHGGKAGLLQRYKMSDGQFDYAEISTYLQKLKTRYAEETTSMILVEPEINYDTLVQVMDTVRLFEMKEDGGLIQAELFPDMSIGDAPILGKGK, encoded by the coding sequence ATGAGCATTCGCAATCGCCGTCATAAGCAAGAGGTTCCGGAGCTCGATATCACCGCCTTCCTCAACCTGATGGTGGTATTGATTCCGTTTCTACTGGTTAGCGCCGTCTTCACTCAGATAACAGTGATCGAACTCAATATGCCGCCCCCCTCTGATGATCCTCAACAGAATAATGAGGATAAAAAAGAGAAGCTTGATCTAGAGATTGTTATTCGTGCCTCAACCATTGAAATACATGGCGGTAAAGCGGGACTGCTACAACGCTACAAGATGAGCGATGGGCAATTTGACTACGCAGAAATATCCACCTACCTGCAAAAGCTCAAAACCCGTTATGCAGAAGAGACCACCTCTATGATCCTGGTAGAGCCCGAAATTAACTACGATACCCTCGTGCAAGTGATGGACACTGTGCGCCTGTTTGAAATGAAAGAGGATGGTGGCCTGATACAGGCTGAACTGTTCCCCGACATGTCAATCGGTGACGCACCCATACTTGGCAAAGGTAAGTAA
- a CDS encoding biopolymer transporter ExbD has protein sequence MKMSRRAKRMEKSHKRNKGASLNMVSLMDIFTILVFFLLVNSSDVQLTQSEKVQLPESKANQLPNETLVIMVSGDQVLVQGRLVATVDEIMAMKGNIIPALKEELQFQSDNSRRQLSESELREIGRPITIMGHKEIPYQLLKKIMFTSSKSNYSNISLAVLKKTEGEG, from the coding sequence ATGAAGATGTCACGTCGAGCAAAACGTATGGAGAAGAGCCATAAGCGGAACAAAGGTGCTTCGCTAAACATGGTCTCATTGATGGATATATTTACCATCTTGGTCTTCTTCCTACTGGTTAACTCATCCGATGTACAACTCACACAAAGTGAAAAGGTTCAGCTACCTGAATCCAAAGCAAACCAGCTGCCCAACGAAACATTGGTGATCATGGTCAGCGGTGACCAGGTGTTAGTGCAAGGCCGCCTAGTGGCTACTGTCGATGAGATCATGGCGATGAAAGGTAACATTATTCCCGCACTCAAAGAGGAGCTGCAATTCCAGTCGGATAATAGCCGCAGGCAACTCTCTGAAAGTGAGCTGCGTGAGATAGGGCGTCCCATCACTATCATGGGACACAAAGAGATCCCCTATCAATTGTTGAAAAAAATCATGTTCACCAGCTCCAAAAGCAATTACAGCAATATTTCACTTGCCGTGTTGAAAAAAACTGAAGGCGAGGGGTAG
- a CDS encoding AgmX/PglI C-terminal domain-containing protein produces MNKQPLNPKLFYDYSDQRLKVIAAIIIAIFLIANISFNLMPTPEIDRKAANELPPRITKMMLEKRTPPPPPPKEEKKEEEKPKEEEKPKEEPKKEEKKPEPKKEEPKKRTEEEIRKKVQSTGILAMMDDLADLRDDSLFEGLDTDNTLLNTPVESAMSKERSLITSNAMRGSGGINTASLSRSTGGATQLAERSVTKVEAPVEAVIAEDDNRKSIRSHEEIALVIDRYKSRLLAIYQRALREDPTLRGQVVFEITIEPTGKVRIVTVLSSDLKNEGLEKKLSTRIKMFKFGAKKDAEVMIVTVPIDFYPS; encoded by the coding sequence ATGAACAAACAGCCCCTGAACCCCAAACTTTTTTATGACTACAGCGATCAGCGCCTTAAGGTTATTGCGGCCATAATTATCGCCATTTTTCTGATAGCCAACATCAGCTTTAACCTTATGCCAACCCCTGAAATTGATCGTAAAGCAGCCAATGAGCTCCCTCCCCGCATCACTAAAATGATGCTGGAGAAGCGCACCCCGCCGCCACCTCCTCCTAAAGAGGAGAAGAAGGAAGAGGAAAAACCAAAGGAAGAGGAGAAGCCGAAAGAGGAGCCTAAGAAAGAGGAGAAAAAACCTGAGCCGAAAAAAGAGGAGCCTAAAAAGCGTACTGAAGAAGAGATCCGTAAAAAGGTTCAAAGTACCGGCATTTTGGCCATGATGGATGACCTTGCAGACCTGCGTGATGATTCACTGTTCGAGGGGCTGGATACCGACAACACCCTGCTCAACACTCCAGTAGAGAGTGCAATGTCGAAAGAGCGCTCACTGATCACCTCAAATGCCATGCGAGGCAGTGGTGGCATCAACACCGCCAGCCTTAGTCGGAGCACTGGGGGAGCCACGCAACTGGCCGAACGCAGTGTTACCAAGGTTGAAGCGCCCGTGGAAGCTGTCATAGCTGAAGATGACAATAGGAAGTCAATACGCAGCCATGAGGAGATTGCGCTGGTTATCGACCGCTATAAGAGTCGTCTGCTGGCCATCTACCAACGGGCACTGCGTGAGGATCCTACACTGCGTGGTCAAGTTGTTTTCGAAATCACCATTGAGCCGACCGGAAAAGTACGTATCGTCACCGTGCTCTCAAGTGACCTCAAAAATGAAGGCTTGGAGAAAAAACTCTCAACCCGAATCAAGATGTTTAAGTTCGGAGCCAAAAAAGATGCTGAAGTCATGATTGTCACCGTACCCATCGACTTCTACCCATCCTGA
- a CDS encoding ComF family protein produces MVNGWLNYLHRASLSSRCVLCGGAGEPALDLCIGCQGDLVRINNPCRQCGLPLTGDLRMQCGRCLKQPPAFDRVISAYLYQKPFSTLVQALKFNARLHYSRVISHLMLEQIGHPLASLPELLIPVPLHVTRTRERGFNQALELARDISRQLKIELDFKSCQRLQRTQAQSDLDAVERLANMKNAFSQKNSLTARHVAIIDDVMTTGSTVNALAILLKNSGVEYVEVWVAARTV; encoded by the coding sequence ATGGTTAACGGCTGGTTAAATTATCTGCATCGCGCCTCTCTTTCGTCACGTTGCGTGCTCTGCGGTGGTGCAGGTGAGCCAGCACTTGACCTCTGTATTGGCTGTCAGGGTGACCTTGTTCGCATTAACAATCCATGTCGTCAGTGTGGCTTACCGTTGACAGGTGATTTGCGGATGCAGTGCGGGAGGTGTTTGAAGCAACCGCCTGCCTTCGACCGGGTGATTTCAGCTTATCTTTACCAAAAACCGTTCTCGACGCTGGTGCAAGCACTTAAATTTAATGCCCGCCTGCACTACTCTCGGGTAATATCACACCTTATGCTTGAGCAGATTGGCCACCCATTAGCATCATTGCCTGAACTGCTTATTCCGGTGCCCCTGCATGTGACACGCACGCGGGAACGAGGCTTTAATCAGGCGCTGGAGCTGGCTCGGGATATTTCCCGACAACTTAAAATCGAGCTGGACTTTAAATCCTGTCAGCGGTTGCAGCGTACCCAGGCACAAAGTGATTTGGATGCCGTAGAGCGCCTGGCCAATATGAAAAATGCTTTTAGCCAGAAAAATTCACTTACCGCACGTCATGTTGCTATTATTGATGATGTTATGACCACCGGCAGCACAGTGAATGCCCTTGCCATCCTTCTGAAAAATTCAGGTGTTGAATATGTGGAGGTATGGGTAGCGGCACGAACCGTGTGA
- the bioB gene encoding biotin synthase BioB, with the protein MVQNETYDRIDEITQRVLNGGEMSADEGRWMIALDHRYLPWVMAGADRLRRTFRGDEIESCAISNVRSGNCSEDCSFCSQSAHHKTEAPVYDYISSDELKAQALRAREWGVSDFGIVSKGWGVRNDKEQQQLAKYFETLSEESDIGRCASLGVLTRESALKLKKAGLENYHHNLEAAESFFDNVCSTHTYQENIDTIKHAADAGLRVCAGGILGMGESLDQRIELADTLRKIGVESVPMNFLSPAEGTPMQDIPAMRPHEILLSIATYRYLLPKAEIRIAGGRQHLRDMQSMIFFAGASGIMVGDYLTTSGRSVDDDLKMLNDLKLNIRGDTQKSRKIIPINAA; encoded by the coding sequence ATGGTACAGAACGAAACCTATGACCGCATTGATGAAATTACCCAGCGGGTGCTTAATGGCGGAGAGATGAGTGCGGATGAAGGCCGCTGGATGATCGCCCTCGACCATCGCTATCTACCTTGGGTAATGGCGGGTGCTGATCGCCTGCGTCGGACTTTTCGTGGCGATGAAATCGAGTCCTGTGCCATCTCAAATGTTCGTTCAGGTAACTGCTCTGAGGATTGCAGCTTCTGCTCACAAAGCGCCCACCATAAAACAGAAGCTCCGGTTTATGACTATATTTCAAGTGATGAACTCAAGGCTCAAGCGCTGCGCGCCCGTGAGTGGGGCGTGAGTGATTTCGGCATTGTCTCCAAGGGCTGGGGAGTGCGTAACGACAAAGAGCAGCAACAGCTGGCTAAATATTTCGAAACACTCTCAGAAGAGAGCGATATTGGCCGCTGTGCAAGTCTCGGCGTCTTGACCCGAGAGAGCGCCCTCAAGCTAAAAAAGGCAGGCCTTGAGAACTATCATCACAACCTGGAAGCGGCAGAGAGCTTCTTCGATAACGTCTGTAGCACACACACCTATCAAGAAAATATCGATACCATCAAACATGCCGCCGATGCCGGGCTGCGCGTTTGTGCTGGTGGTATTCTGGGCATGGGTGAGAGCCTTGATCAACGCATTGAGCTGGCGGACACGCTGCGTAAAATTGGCGTAGAATCTGTACCGATGAACTTCCTCAGCCCAGCGGAGGGAACACCGATGCAAGATATTCCAGCCATGCGGCCCCATGAGATCCTGCTGAGTATCGCCACTTATCGTTACCTGCTGCCAAAAGCTGAAATTCGTATTGCCGGGGGCCGCCAACACCTGCGCGATATGCAGTCGATGATCTTCTTTGCCGGTGCTTCCGGTATTATGGTCGGTGACTACCTGACCACATCAGGGCGCAGCGTTGATGATGATTTAAAGATGCTGAATGACCTGAAATTAAATATCCGTGGTGATACCCAGAAATCACGCAAAATCATCCCGATTAACGCCGCCTAG
- the bioF gene encoding 8-amino-7-oxononanoate synthase: MDKWQPLAAALDDRRRQALYRQRKISDSPSSPKMMISGKPCLCFCSNDYLGLANHPAVIKAFKKASDHYGVGSGAAHLINGHAHAHHALEEELADFTGRQRALLFSTGYMANLGVINTLCGTGDHLYQDRLNHASLLDAGKLSGARQQRYSHLDSKNLLAKCTANTPKMIATDAVFSMDGDLAELPQLAQIAQQHDAWLMVDDAHGLGVLGHNGAGTLSHFGLDAKQAPILMGTLGKGLGTFGAFVAGDELLIEALIQQARSYIYTTAMPAAIAEATRTSLTLLQTESWRREKLQQLISNFKTGAAQLGLPLMPSDTPIQPLLIGDSAQATAVSQQLLASGILVTAIRPPTVPANSARLRITLSANHTEQQVAQLLTALERLL; this comes from the coding sequence ATGGATAAATGGCAACCACTTGCGGCGGCACTGGATGATCGCCGCCGTCAAGCGCTCTATCGACAGCGTAAAATCAGTGACTCACCCAGCTCACCCAAGATGATGATCTCGGGTAAGCCTTGCCTCTGTTTTTGCAGCAACGACTACCTTGGTCTGGCCAACCACCCCGCAGTGATCAAGGCCTTTAAAAAAGCCAGTGACCACTATGGTGTCGGCTCCGGGGCGGCACACCTCATCAACGGGCACGCTCACGCACACCACGCACTGGAAGAGGAGCTGGCTGATTTTACAGGGCGACAACGCGCCCTGCTCTTCTCTACCGGCTACATGGCTAATCTGGGCGTCATCAACACACTCTGTGGTACCGGTGATCACCTCTATCAAGATCGGCTCAATCACGCTTCACTACTGGATGCCGGCAAGCTGTCAGGGGCACGGCAACAGCGCTACAGCCACCTCGACAGTAAGAACCTGCTCGCAAAGTGCACTGCAAACACGCCTAAAATGATCGCAACCGATGCGGTTTTCAGTATGGATGGTGACCTTGCCGAGCTGCCACAGCTCGCCCAGATTGCCCAGCAACACGATGCCTGGTTAATGGTTGATGATGCACATGGGCTCGGGGTTTTGGGCCACAACGGCGCGGGCACTCTGTCTCATTTTGGATTGGATGCCAAACAAGCTCCCATTTTAATGGGAACGTTAGGCAAAGGACTGGGCACCTTTGGTGCCTTTGTGGCGGGTGACGAACTGCTGATTGAGGCGTTAATCCAACAAGCACGCAGCTACATTTACACCACCGCCATGCCGGCCGCTATTGCAGAGGCGACCCGCACCAGCTTAACCCTTCTACAAACAGAGTCATGGCGACGGGAGAAGCTACAGCAGCTCATCAGCAACTTTAAAACCGGTGCGGCCCAACTGGGCTTACCCCTGATGCCCTCTGATACCCCGATTCAACCCCTGCTGATAGGTGATAGCGCCCAAGCAACCGCTGTGAGCCAGCAGTTGTTGGCTAGTGGTATTTTAGTCACCGCCATTCGCCCGCCCACAGTGCCCGCAAACAGCGCTCGACTACGCATCACCCTCTCGGCTAATCACACAGAGCAGCAGGTAGCGCAACTCCTGACAGCACTGGAAAGACTCTTATGA
- the bioH gene encoding pimeloyl-ACP methyl ester esterase BioH has product MNLHIQSEGLGPPLVFLHGWGMNSDVWEDISPQLSQHYAVTLIDLPGHGRSTLTQHSYQLEQLAEELIEVIPQAAILVGWSLGGLIALQIAHQYPEQIQAVVMVASSPRFVQASNWPYGVDAAIFDKFARDLKDDYQATLKRFIAIQAMGSAHAKSEICTLRERILRHGNPHHKALQGGLRLLQQSDLRQSLAELHCPIKLILGSRDTLAPARIAGLLSQQHPHLESSIIQGAAHAPFISHPGEFLVVLKEFINHHV; this is encoded by the coding sequence ATGAACCTGCATATTCAGAGCGAAGGCCTGGGACCACCATTAGTATTTTTGCATGGCTGGGGCATGAACAGCGATGTCTGGGAAGATATTTCACCCCAACTGAGCCAGCACTATGCGGTTACCCTGATCGACCTGCCAGGGCATGGTCGCAGCACACTCACCCAGCACAGCTATCAACTTGAGCAGCTGGCAGAAGAGTTAATCGAGGTAATACCCCAAGCCGCTATTCTGGTTGGCTGGTCACTCGGGGGCTTAATTGCATTACAGATAGCACATCAATATCCAGAGCAAATTCAGGCCGTGGTAATGGTTGCCAGCTCACCTCGGTTTGTGCAAGCCAGTAACTGGCCCTACGGGGTAGACGCCGCGATCTTTGATAAATTTGCCCGTGACCTGAAAGATGATTATCAGGCCACGCTCAAGCGCTTCATCGCCATTCAAGCGATGGGGAGTGCTCATGCAAAATCCGAAATCTGCACACTTCGCGAACGAATACTACGCCATGGAAACCCACACCACAAAGCACTGCAAGGTGGGCTGCGCCTGTTGCAGCAGAGCGACTTGCGTCAGTCACTTGCCGAACTGCACTGCCCGATAAAGCTCATATTAGGTAGCCGAGACACGCTCGCACCCGCCCGTATCGCCGGCCTGTTAAGCCAGCAACACCCGCATCTGGAGAGTTCGATTATCCAAGGGGCCGCCCACGCACCCTTTATCTCTCACCCTGGTGAGTTTCTAGTCGTATTAAAAGAGTTTATTAATCATCATGTTTGA